In the genome of Juglans microcarpa x Juglans regia isolate MS1-56 chromosome 6S, Jm3101_v1.0, whole genome shotgun sequence, the window ttttattgattgtgaTTTGAACAGGTGCAAAGCTCCCTTTATATTCTTTTAAGAGGCAGAACAAGATTGTTGGTGACAGGTGTTTAGCCGGACCTGAGAGCAGAGAGCCTCCCGTGGACTTTCTGGAATCACTGCTCCTTGGGGAGGTTAGTTTATTTAAAGCAGCTGAGAAACAATGACTAAaccattttttcccaatttGTTAGTGTCGCGTTAAGCAGGCCTGAATGAAAATCCTAGTGCGAGTTAAAGTTTGTTTCCAATTTCCTTGTAGTGGGAAGATCGCATGCAGAGAGGGCTCTTTCGCTATGATGTCACTGCCTGTGAGACCAAGGTGCACATCTCGGTTTCTTTTTTTAGCCCATATCTTGTTGGTATGCTATTAGTATCGAGCAGAGCTGCGTATTTATTTAGTAGGGACATGCGGTTTATCCAATTTCTGGTTATATCTTGGTCGTAGGTGATTCCGGGTGACTATGGTTTTATCGCCCAGCTGAACGAGGGCCGCCATCTTAAGAAGAGGCCAACTGAGTTCCGTGTTGATAAGGTCCTCCAGACTTTTGATGGGAACAAATTCAACTTCACTAAAGTTGGGCAAGAAGAGGTCCTTTTCCAGTTTGAAGCCAGTGTAGATGGTGAAGTCCAGTTCTTCCCAAGTGCGCCCGTTGATGTTGAGAATTCTCCAAGTGTTGTTGCCATCAACGTATGGTTACTTTCCTAATATTTTAACCTTTTGTTGTTTGAGAGTTTCACGTGCAAGCATTTAATAAGATAAGTTGCTGCGTGTTGCATGCTAACAGGTGAGTCCAATTGAGTATGGACATGTGCTTCTGATCCCTCGTGTTCTCGAGTGCTTGCCGCAAAGGATTGACCGCGACAGCTTCTGTCTTGCCCTTTACATGGCGGTAGAAGCTGGGAATCCATACTTTAGGTTGGGTTACAACAGCTTGGGTGCATTTGCCACCATCAACCACCTTCACTTCCAGGTTTTTACCAATAAATCTTGCTTACTACACGAGCTTAgataaatatttgattattatttccTTGACAAGTAGATGtctttttacatataattatatataaaaaaaaaagaacaatatcAATTTGTAGTGGaattgcaaattaattaatttcgtGGGACAGGCTTACTACTTGGCTGTGCCCTTTCCTATTGAGAAGGCTCCCACCAAGAAGATAGCCACTTTTGATGGTGGGGTGATGATCTCCAAGCTGTTAAATTATCCTGTGAGAGGTCTGGTCTTTGAAGGCGGAAATACCGTGGAAGAGTTGTCAAACACCGTTTCAGATGCCTGCATATGCCTTCAAGATAACAACATACCTTACAATGTCCTTATTGCTGATTGTGGGAGGCGAATCTTCCTCTTCCCACAGGTAAATTTTGTTGTCGCATTCATTCGTTAAGTGGCAAGGTTCTATAAGAGAAATACTATAGGTTCTTTGCTATGACATCTTTAGTTATCATCGGTTGCCCTCATTAGTTTGTCTTATTTGATGTACAGTGTTATGCTGAGAAACAAGCTCTTGGGGAAGTAAATGCAGAGCTTCTGGACACCCAAGTAAACCCGGCTGTGTGGGAGATTAGTGGGCACATGgttttgaagaggaagaaggactATGAAGAGGCGTCTGAGGAAAATGCTTGGAGGCTCCTTGCTGAGGTCTCTCTCTCCGAAGCGAGGTTCGAAGAAGTGAATGCTCTTATTTTTGAAACCATTGCTTGCATTGACAATGGGAAAGGAGGTGCTACTCACAGCTCGGAGGGGGAAATCAAAACTGAGGAAGTGGATGCCATCACTAGTGGCTCCCAGCGCGCTAGAGTGTCTGGGACACAAGAATGCATCGTTCTCCAGTGAGAATTACGCCCTGACCACCTGATCAGCGGCGCTTTGGTCCAGTCAGTTATTTCAGTTTGCTGTGTGTTTATGTATCTGTTGTTAATGGATGCTAGCAGTTGTTGAAATAAGTAAACAAGGTTTACATGCGGCACCGCTTGTGTGTCCTATCCGCTTATTGGCTCTGTAATATTGTAAGATGTTGTTTCGTGTGTTATGTATAAATATGCTACTTAATGTTTGCTGAACTCTGGTCCTAGCAGTTTATTGCTATTCTTGTTTTTCCTGTTTGCTAGTCGAGGGGAGAAAAGCCGAAAATTCCCAGGCTTAATTTAGTACGTTCTGTTGTTAAGGTGGGGGCAGTTCATATACGGGTAATGAAATGGCATGGAGAGGGATATTTTAGCGCGGGTGGATCTAATGCATCATTTGAAGATCTGGACTTCAACAGGCGAGCTTTGATATTCTAGATAGTAGAATGAAGAAGcctttttatgttattgttCTCTCTGCACTGCCTTCATATTTCCCagcatcaaaaataaaaacacacatcCCTCCACCTCCCTCTCTACCCTCTATAAACTCCGGTCTATCCTCTCTACTCTTCACCTTATTTCTCCTCCATatcattttttccattttctttgtttgctcctcttctaaattttaaatatttccatTTTCTGAAGAAGAGGCATTAGTGTTGAGTAAgcaacgatgacaaataaaataaaagcaaacaatCACATGACACAAGATTAACGTGGATTGATAATGTGCTTATGTCTACAGAGTTgcagaaaattttattatgcTGGAGAATTATAAAATACACTTTGGGGGTGAAATCTCACCATTCATAACGTTTAGAACTCTcattaagtacatatttatagtgtcacatgaaaaaatcctaattttcacTTTCTTGTGTTATTTGCTTGAGTGATGTGTTAAGCACATATTGAGTGAACTCTCTACCTAGCATTTTTTCTGATTGCAAACAGTGGTAAAATTTTTCTATGGGGCCGTTGCCCCTGGAACCCCACGAGGGTTAGCCATGTTCACTCCGGCTTGGGCCTATCAATCCAAACCTACATTCATGGCTCAAGTCTCATtgaaaatccaccaaaaaatCATAACACATCCTTGTTAGGTCGAGTCATTAATTCAGGCCGACACACTAACAAAATCATACTCCACAGACCCAATAATTACAAGATATCGTGCCGGAACGATCAAGCACCGAGAGGCATAGCTTCCGTCTTATTGTAGCCAGGACATCACCTAGTCCTATTGAGTTTACTATGGTCCTTACGGATACAGTGTTTGTTTCGTGATATTTGTAAGTACATTTTTGTTAcatttagagcattctcattgtattggccaaatgcatcttcaaattttagctaatatcacATGATTTTACATTTACTTATTCCATTAAAATTCAATCTCcacattaaattatctatttattctctatataataataaaatattattaatttaataatttattttatttttatcacattttgttgttctaccaattaaatgttaataataattatattttaattaatttaatttatttacttagagtgaaaaattagtattttaatatttgatgaaataattataattaactatatttaatgaaatactgtatttaaaatctaaattattttaaaaatatttaattcaatgtAAAGTTTTttgatacaaattaattaaattttagcaATCATTCAACTTTAACTTGAAGATGCTCTTACAGTGACGCTTATGCAATACAGACACAACACTCGCACATCAACGAAATTTCCAACCACCTGGGAAACGTGGAATCTTTTGATTCTTTTCCGACTGAGCCGACAATAATGCCTTTACAAAAAGTTATCCAGCTCATAATAGATGaccaatcaaatacataaacacGTGATCTGCTCTcgattaaataataaaaagatacaTCTTAAACACGTGTTCTGTTTATGAGACTGGTAGCTCATCTTCGCATAGAGACGAGGATGGTTACCAGAAATTAATATCAGTAAAGCTATAAGCCATAAGGATTTCCTTATTGCTGTACCTTGAACTGTGGGAGGTGAACGTATCAAGAtcctatcaatttttttatgagtttattcttctctaaatttaagatttataactaaaataaaaaagaaaaatgcataaaatggattttatgatatttatcgAGTATGCAATGCAATGTTGTCCGAAAAATTCATTTAAGTCAAGTAACTGTTAATTAGTTTGATATTAAAATTTGGGTAATGATACCCTTGCAACGGGTTCACAACTCTTTTAGTACTTATACTatattagaaattttttatttttttattattttcttttaagtatttttttaacatattcaatcattaagaaaaaattaaaaaaaatatataattttattagtagtcacttccttaattattaagtaaaataaaaaattaataaaaaattaaataaaaaaaataataaatagatagtagAAGAGTAATaatcttatcattttccttaaaattagGAGAGATCATTTTCTTAGATTCTCAACTCAACGCTTGGATTGCATGAGCACTAGTGTGAAGCCCAAACGCAGCCTGAGGTGGGCCAGCATTTGGACCACTAAAAGCCCAAACGTAACCTAAGGTCCGATGCTCACCATTGCTAGTACACGCAGTTTCTCCATCCAACGACAATCAGTGTACGTACGTCTCCATCTTCCTTGAGCGTTTCGCTTCCATCACCGATTCACTGTAAGTCTCTCTTCCGTCTGTTCCGTTCATTCACCCCCTTAGCTTTTGATTGCTATATTACCGTTTCGTTCATTCTTCTATCTCATTACACGCTAAAATACGTATGTCTGTTTCTATACCTCTTTGTGTTTATTTCACAAGTCACTGATACAAAAAATTTTATGGGGTTGTTGGATTTCCATTTTCCTTGACACTTTTCTGTTCTACTTGGTTCCGAATTTTACGGGGGATAagctttttcctttccttcctcaAATGATTTCTGAGATCAACAAAGAAATGAAGTGTTTAATGTCGGATCCATTCAGAAAATTAGTTGATTTCTGGTTTATAACCTGAAAATGGTTGCTTAGCAATCGTTTCggtcagatttatttttttcttgaatgaaCCTTCATTTGATATGAGCCCCGAACGCATTTTCTACCCGAGTGGCATATATGTAGagaacccccctccccccctctcCCCTTCGCGGCCATTCTTTTCCTTAACTGATATAGCCATCCAATTGTTCGATAAAATGCCGGGCTATGCAGCCTACCTTCGTATGACTGTCCTCTCCAATGCCCACCAGCTCatattttaagttataaaaGCATTGTTTCAAATACTCGTTTAATTCACTACAATAAAGATCTCGTGTAAATGATATTCAAGCATCGCCTTTAATTTTCGTAGCCCTTTTTTCACAATTGTAAAGTGGCCTATgaactatattataaaaaaaaaaaaaaaaagcagctgTAATCGGAATAATTATAATGGTTTTTCCCCTGAATTATGTAATCTTTCCATTCACAACTGAAAATGTCATTcagtttaattttgttttgacaaGTATCTGGGGGAGAACTATCCGTTATGAATAGCAGGCTCCCATAGAATGGCACTTTAACTGTGACTCTCCTATAGCATCAAGCTTACTCCTCTTGAAATTGCAGGTTAGCGAGAAATGAAGAAAGGATTGCATCCTCAGTTGCAATGGATATCCTATGTAACACAGAGCGGTAGATTGATGCACGTTATGATGACCAAAATACACCATGTTGGTAAAGTCTACCACTTTAGGGCAAAACGCCAAATGGCCGAAAGTATTGGTCAGGTTGCCAAATTTAAGCGCCGTTATGAAGAAAAGGGGAATgctgaagaaaatgaaaattgatttttctattttggatGCAACAGTATTATTATAGTCAagaaatgctacttatcatcccccATCACACACTACcatatgatttgtcatttttatctttctatttaaacgcacatatttacacatcaaaatgtgtgtttaaatagaaggataaatataacaaatcacatattggtgtgtggtatatgagatgataagtagaatttttctattctaattatatttatggTGCATTAGTCATTGGAATAAACATGAAATTGATGGGTACTCTGGAGCACATACTATTTGATATGTTGTGGGAGGTTGAATTTTGATAACAGAACCCCTTCGGAACAGTCTGTCTGTTTCTAGGGCTTTAACAGCCCCCAATAAAATGACACCACGTCAGCaattctatacaaaatatagtaaGATGCATTACAACCGACAAAATCAAGACTCCTGAACAATTACATTCTTCATTCAAGGATTTAGTCCGATAAAACCAAGCCCCTCGAAAATTGGGAGTTTGATTTGGATGGTCGGAGCCCGGTCACGGCAATGGCAATTGCGACAATTCACTCCTCACGAATTTCAGATCAAGTCCTTGTTTTTGTGCGTTGCGGTCCTATAGTTAGCTAAAAGGAATACCTACGTGGCAGCCGCTTATTGGAAGGCTGTTTTTTGGGGGAAACCATCACAACCTGATAGAAGGGTTTCTCTTTTGGCAATGATTTCCAGCAGATCACGTTATTGATCTCTCGCAGTTGGAAGTGATTTAGAGTAACCCTTTATTTTTCAGAGTTTGAACCCTCCTCCAGATCAATATATTATTGAGCCCGAGGGCTGTTGTTTACTCCTGCCTGAACAATTTGTGATCGCTGAAACTGCGAGGTTGAATTTGGATTGAATGACGTGCAAAATCTGAATGAGTTGTTGAGGTTTTACTTACCAAGGTTTTGAGAAAGTTGCTTGCATTTTTATTCTAGGCATACAAAAGTCAGGAAAATGAAGCAAAGTAGAGATTGGGGCATGAGAGATGGGCTCGCCGCACTTCTTAATTATATCCATACATGCTTCAAGAACCAATGGGATGTAAGCCCGAACAGTTAAACCCAAATAGACTGTCTACAGCAGCACCAATGTGAGcgtttttttttggcatttgcTTTGCCggcaaaagaaggaaaatggaaaaggaaaatgagagacTCGTTTTCTTGAATGGCTCTGAACTGAACGAATAGGCTAAAATGCCATCCAAAAACTGCCTTAACGCACAGACAACACAGAAGGAGAGAAACACAGTACAAGATTTCCCTTGCAGCCGAAATGACTACTTAGTAAAAACTACAGGCATTCCAAGCTTATTGTTATGCAAAACTGATAGCAATAAATACATAGAAACCTTGGccaataaccttttttttttttttgaaaaagtataGAAGCAAAAACCTGAAGACAAGTTTACGCTAATGACAGTTCACACGTCATACCGCAGACATGCCAACTAATAGGTAGGGAAGTTGGGATCCACGTCATTGGCCCAGGACTCCAGACCCCCGAGAATGTCCTTTGCTGATGCAAAGCCCGTCTTGTGCAGATACTGAACAGCCCTCTGAGAATCATTACCCCTTGTACAAATTACATATAACTGGGCACTCGAACCAGAACCGACACCCTTGcgctcttcctcttccttcagAGCTGAAGAAATTTCAGGCAACCTAGCCTCCAAACTAGGAAGTGGAATGTTTAGGGAGTTGGGAAGAGAAACAATCTTGAAATGGTGTGCTGGTCGGACATCCACCAATACATGTGCATCCCCGTTGACAACCCTATCATGATACTCTTTACTGCTGATTCTAGAATCTGCCTGAAGCAAGTTTAACTTCAAGGGTGACTGCATCAAGTTTTAAATAGCATTTTTGTAAGTCATATAAGAaagaggggtttttttttttttttttttgggggggggtgGTGTTGGGGACACAGTGAAGTGTGCCGAATTTAATCCAATTACATTCAGCGGAACATCCACTTCTTGGGCAATGATAAACTTTAATTGAACAAAGCTCTATAAATTCAAACTAAACAGAAGACAGGAGATAGAAAGTTTAACTACCGGAGACAGTGGAGACTGAGTAAACTTCTCATAATCAAACTCTTGAAACTCCTGCTGAGTGAATGTTGCATTTTCTCCACAAGCTTTGCACTGCAATGACCTTCCTCTAATCTTCACCTGTAATGTAATTCAAATATGAGTGTCCAGATATAGTTTTTTGATCAgtacaaatatataaaacaacagAGCTTAAAATAGAGACAAAATGAGATAACACAAACTGAGCCCACTTAAAACAGGAAACCTAGATCAACTCCCATCACATCAAAGCAACTCTGGCTTTAGTCATGGTTAATCTAGAAAAATAATGTCTTCTTAACATCATAGATTGTGTTGAGAAACACCAGACGATGATATCATGGAGGCAATCTTTTGTCCAGGTTGAAAATGCCTTCTTCTACTAGTGTCTAACATAAACAATTGAGGCAATAAAGAACATCAGAGGCAAtacaaaatgaaaaggaaaaagctcCACTTTCTTAGCAAGTCAGTTTCAGCTTGCCTAATGATAACTCTGTCCAAGCCGTAAGATTTTCAATGATTCTTATCCTTTGCaatcttattttactttttattggaTGAAGTTAGTAAAGAAGCAACCTCCAacaattttctattaatttccAGAAATTTGAATTCACTTCTAGGTGAATGCCTTTTGTATCTGAAGCCCTCTCCAAAAAAATGCTCACAACTGTAGCCCATCTTCTATGGACTGAACAAACCACAGTGATGCCCTTTTGGGGCTTCAGTTTTATCTCACATAAACTTCCTGTTACAGGAGAGTTAACTTATATCTGACAACTTAACAAGGAAGAATGTCAATAGCAGGAACAAACTTTTAAAGGTATAGAACATAAAACATACAATACGTATCCGTGCTGCTAGGGCATCAAATAGAAGCATCCGTCCCGAGAGTGGTTCGCCAACCACACTTGCAATTTTAATAGCCTCAAGAGCTTGGAGACAGCCAATGATACCGGGAACTGAAAatagataatgattaaaaaaaaaaaaagacggcATTAGAATTAAGCATCAAACAAAAGAGCAGAGAGACCACTAATGTCCCAAGAttttccttatcttcaaaagtgGCACAGTACTGCACATTCCAAgcttaaattgtttatttgtccttttcctcttttatcatattttcaaatatttgcCCATTTTCGTCCTGGTTATAGTAATTACTTATGTGAACTAATAAAGCAAACAATATTTTCAATCCTCCCCAACATCCAAGAAATTTTACAGTGCAACTCTCGAATTTTTGACACTGAATAGGAAATATATAATTCTGCTACAAGCTTGGATTTTGATATTATTGTAGATAGATTGCATGCTAGTA includes:
- the LOC121237775 gene encoding uncharacterized protein LOC121237775; protein product: MKKGLHPQLQWISYVTQSGRLMHVMMTKIHHVGKVYHFRAKRQMAESIGQVAKFKRRYEEKGNAEENEN
- the LOC121237773 gene encoding GDP-L-galactose phosphorylase 2-like → MLRIKRVPTIVSNYQKEEGEEVARLGGGCGRNCLNKCCIQGAKLPLYSFKRQNKIVGDRCLAGPESREPPVDFLESLLLGEWEDRMQRGLFRYDVTACETKVIPGDYGFIAQLNEGRHLKKRPTEFRVDKVLQTFDGNKFNFTKVGQEEVLFQFEASVDGEVQFFPSAPVDVENSPSVVAINVSPIEYGHVLLIPRVLECLPQRIDRDSFCLALYMAVEAGNPYFRLGYNSLGAFATINHLHFQAYYLAVPFPIEKAPTKKIATFDGGVMISKLLNYPVRGLVFEGGNTVEELSNTVSDACICLQDNNIPYNVLIADCGRRIFLFPQCYAEKQALGEVNAELLDTQVNPAVWEISGHMVLKRKKDYEEASEENAWRLLAEVSLSEARFEEVNALIFETIACIDNGKGGATHSSEGEIKTEEVDAITSGSQRARVSGTQECIVLQ